GGTCGCCCGGCGCATCAGGTCCGGGAGGCTGTCGTGAAGATTGGTCATTGGCGAGGCTCCCAGGTCATAGTGCGGCCAGATGGACGGCTTCGTCACCAAGGACGGCCCTGAGGCGGCTCAGTGCGCGTGACGTGCGCGTCCTGATCGCACCGGTGTTCTTGCCGAGGTCGTACGCGACCTGTTCCGCGCTGCGGTCCTCGAAGTACCGCAGTACCAGCACTGCTCGGTCGAGAGGGGACAGCTCGGCCATTGCCTGCAGCAAGGACAGGCGGAGTTCGTGGTCGCCCGTCTGGTCCGCCCGGTCAGGTGTCCGCTCCACAGGTCGCTCTGTCGAGCTCCGTCGACGCTGCTGGGAGATGTACGTGCGCGCCAGGACGGTCTGCGCGTACGCCGCCGGGTTGTCGGTCTGCTCCACCCGCCGCCAGGCCCGGTACAGCTTGGCCAGCGTCTCCTGGACCAAGTCTTCGGCCAGGTGATGCTCACCGGCAAGCAGCCACGCCGACCGGTACAGCTGTGGTGTCCGCGCTTTGGCGAACTCCTCGAAATCCTGCGTCGACCGTGTCAAAGCCACCCTCCCGAGGTCCCCTGTCACCCGGTTCGACGCCGTGAGTGGCGGTTCTGTTACCGACGGAGTTGCAACAAGATGCAATTTTCTGGACCGGGCCGTGACCCGATCGATACGGTGAGTGAGCCACCGGCGTGTCACGGTTGTCCACAGGGCAGCAGATGCAGGTGGCGCCGGACGCGCAGGAGTTGAAAGGATGGTCCCGCATGGTGACCGAGCGTGGTCGCCAGACGGGACTCACACGGGGAGATCGATGACTGCGGACAGGCTCGACGCGCACCGCGCGAGCTGGAACGGTGCCATCGAGCTGATCGACGCCCAGGTGCGCGACGTCGTACGCCGGGAAGGTATCGACCCGCTCCGCGACCCGGGCGCGGTGAACTCGATCGTCGCCACCGTCGTCCGGGAGTACGACGAGCGCAGTCTGAGCGGCGTGGTGCCGCCGATCGGCGACCTGGAGGCTGTCAGCCGCGAGGTCCACGACCGGGTCGCCGGTTTCGGGCCGCTGCAGCGCTACCTGGACGACCCGTCCGTCGAGGAGATCTGGATCAACGAGCCCAGCCGGGTGTTCATCGCCCGCGAGGGCCGGCACGAGCTGACCACGACCGTGCTGACCGAGGAAGAGGTCAGCGACCTGGTCGAGCGGATGCTGAAGACCACCGGCCGCCGGATCGACGTCTCGCAGCCGTTCACCGACGCCCGGCTGCCGGACGGAAGCCGCGTCCACATCGTCCTCGGCGGCATCACCCAGCGGTATGCGGCGATCAACATCCGCAAGTTCACCGTCCGCGCGACCCGGCTGACCGACCTGGTCCAGCTCGGTTCGCTGACACCGCACGCGGCCGCGGTGCTGGAGGCGTCCGTTGCCGTCGGCCTCAATGTGCTCGTCTCCGGCGGCACGCAGGCCGGCAAGACCACGATGCTGAACGCGCTGGCCGGTTCGATCCCCGGCAGCGAGCGGGTGATCAGCTGCGAAGAGGTCTTCGAGATCAAGCTGCCGATCCCCGACTGGGTGTCGATGCAGACCCGGCAGGCCGGTCTCGAAGGCACCGGTGAGGTGCGGCTGCGCGACCTGGTGAAGGAGTCGCTGCGGATGCGGCCGTCCCGGGTGATCGTCGGCGAGGTGCGCGGCGAGGAATGCCTCGACCTGCTGCTCGCGCTGAACAGCGGCCTCCCCGGCATGTGCACGATCCATGCGAACTCGGCGCGTGAGGCACTGACCAAGATGTGCACGCTGCCGCTGCTGGCCGGCGAGAACATCGGCTCCCGGTTCGTGCTGCCGACGGTGGCCGGCTGCGTCGATATCGTCATACATCTCGGGATCGCGGCGGACGGGCGCCGACGAGTGCGCGAGATCGTCGCCGTCACCGGGCGGCTGGAGGAGCAGGCGATCGAGACCGAGACCCTGTTCAGTACCCGCGACGGGTACCTGCGTCGCGCCGAGGGGCAACTGCCGCATGCGGAGCGGTTCCAGCAGGCCGGGTACAACGTGGCCGGCCTGCTCACCGAATTGCCGCGCGGGCAGGCGAGCTGATGGGGCTCCTGATCGGACTGTTCTTCGGCGTCGGCCTGCTGCTGATCATCGCGGCGTTCGTGGCGCCGCTCGAGACCGTGCCCGGCTCGGACGGGCGGTTGCGCGGGAAGAGCCGGGACCTGCTCGCGAGCGCGGGGATCGAAGGCTTGACGCCGGGTGCGTTCATCGGTGCCTGCGTGATCATGGCGCTGGTCGCGTTCCTGCTGATGTTCGCGGTGTCCAAGACGTTGCCGGTCGGGGTGGTCTTCGGACTGATGGCCGGGTACCTGCCGATCGCGCTGGTGCGGTCGCGGGGCCGGAAGCGGCTGGCCGAGTTCCGCGAACTGTGGCCGGACGTGGTGGACAACGTCGCCTCGGCGGTCCGCGCAGGGCTGTCGTTGTCGGAGGCTCTGGCGCAGGTGGGCGAGCGCGGGCCGTTGCCGTTGCGCGAGCCGTTCCGGCGGTTCGTGCGGACTACGCCTCGACCGGCCGGTTCGCCGAATCGCTGGACCGCCTGAAGGCGCGGCTGGCCGACCCGGTCGGGGACCGCGTGATCGAAGCGCTGCGGATCGCGCGTGAGGTCGGCGGCGGCGACCTCGGCCGGTTGCTGCGGTCGCTGTCGTCGTTCCTGCGCGACGACGCGCGGACCCGGTCCGAGCTCGAGTCCCGGCAGTCGTGGTCGGTCAACGGCGCACGGGTCGCGGTCGCGGCGCCGTGGCTGGTGCTGCTGTTGCTGTCCTTCCAGGGCGATGTCATCCAGCGGTACAACTCGCCGGTCGGCGCGGTGATCATCGCCGCGGGCGCGTTGATCTGTGTGATCGCGTACCGGGTGATGCTGCGGATCGGCCGGCTGCCCGAGCCCGAGCGGGTGCTGCGATGAGCCCGATGCTGCTCGGTGGTTTCCTCGGCGCGGTGTTCGGCGCCGGGCTGCTGATCGTCGTGTTGCGGTTGCCGTTCCTGCGCAAACCCACGGTGGACGAGCGGATCTCGCCGTACCTGCGGGATCTCGGTGCGCCCGACGTGTTCGTCGGCGTGATCGACTCGCGGTCGCCGTTCTACGCGATCCTGCGGTTGTTCGGTCCGTCGCTGCGGTCCGCGGCGAAGCGGCTGGAGCGGATCCTCGGCGGTGCGAACACGATCCGCCGGCGGCTTCAGCGGGCCGGGTTGGACCGGACGGTCGAGGAGTTCCGGATCGAGCAGTTGCTCTGGGGCGCGATCGCCTTCGGTGCCGGGCTGGTGATCTCGGTCGTCGCCGTCGCGGTCGGTCTCGGGGATCCGGTGGCGCTGCTCGTGTTCTGCCTGGTGCTCGGGATCACCGCGCTCCTCGGCCGCGACACGTACCTGACGGCCCAGGTCCGGCGGCGTGAGCGGCGCCTGCTGGCCGAGTTGCCGACCGTGGCCGAGTTGCTCGCGTTGTCGGTCGCGGCCGGTGAAGGTCCGGCCGCTGCCCTCGACCGTGTCGCGCGGTCGTCCCGAGGTGAGCTGGCCAACGAGCTGAAACGCGTCCTGGCGGAGACCAGGGCAGGAGAGACATTGGTCCGCGCGCTCGACGCGCTCGCGGACCGCACCGGGTTGCTGGCGCTCTCGCGCTTCGCGGACGGGCTGGCGGTGGCGCTCGAGCGCGGCACTCCGCTGGCCGACGTACTGCGGGCGCAGGCCGGTGACATCCGGGAAGCCGGGCGCCGCGAACTGATCGAGTCCGGTGCACGGCGCGAGGTCGCGATGATGGTCCCGGTGATCTTCCTGGTCCTTCCGGTGACCATCGCGTTCGCCTTCTACCCGGGCGCTGTCGGAATCCGGCTGATCGCCGGATGAACTGAGGAGAGGTCATGTCCCTACACCTGACGAGGCTGTTCCTGACGTTGCTGCTGAAGCCACGTCCGGCGCGGAAGGAGCGCGGCGACGTACCCGGCTGGGTGCTGATCACCGTGATGACGGCCGGCCTGGTCGTCGCGATCTGGAAACTGGCCGGCACACAGCTCGCCAACATGCTCAAGGAAGCCTTGGACTCCGTCAGCAACAAGTGATGCGCAGGCAGCGCGGTGAGCGGGGGTCGGCGGTCGTCGACTTCGTGCTGGTCTCGACGATCCTGGTGCCGTTGTTCCTCGGCATCCTCCAGGTCGGCCTGTTCCTGTACGTGCGCAACACGGTGACCGCCGCGGCGTCCGAAGGTGCGCACTACGCGGCCGTGCTCAACCGGGCGCCGGCCGACGGTGCGGCACGCACCCGGGAGCTGGTCAGCGGCGTGGTGACGGACGGGCTGATCGACTCGGTGTCCGCGGAGGAGACCGACATCGACGGGCAGCCCGGCGTCGAGGTGTCCGTCCACGCGCACATGCCGCCGCTCGGACTGTGGGGACCGGGGATCTCGTTCACCGTCGAGGGACATGCGGTGAAGGAGACCGGCGAGTGAGGCGCCGCCGGGACGAACGCGGGAGCGCCGTCGTGGAGTTCTCCTGGCTGGCGATCCTGCTGATGGTTCCGCTGGTCTACATGATGCTCGGCGTGTTCGACGTACAGCGAGCGTCGTACGGCGCGACCGCGGCGACCCGTGCCGCCGGGCGGGCGTTCGTGATCGTGCCGGACGGGGTGTCCGAGGACGAGGCGCGGGCGCGTGCGTTCGACGCCGCGGAGCTGGCGATGAAGGATCAGGGGATGGAGCTCAGCTCGGACGAGCTCACGATCAGCTGCAGCCCGGCCTGTCTGCAGCCGGGCTCGACCGTCACGGTCACTTTGGAGACGAAGGTGCGGCTGCCGCTGATCCCGGATGCGCTCGGCGGCGAACCGCCGGCGATCCGGATCAGCTCCTCGCACACCGAGGCGTTCGGCGACTACCGCCAGGCCAAGGGCACCGGATGAAACGGCAAAGGCGGGGCGAAGAGGGACAGATGACCGTGCTGATCGTCGGGTTCACTGTGGTGATCCTGCTGATGGTTGTCGTCGTCACCGATATCTCGAAGGCGTTCCTGGTCCGTCGTGACCTCGATGCCACCGCGGACGGCGCCGTCCTCGCGGCCGCGAACGGTCTCGCCGCGGTCTATGCGCAACCCGGTGCCGGCGGCAACGCCGCGATCGATCCCGACCAGGCGCGCCGGCTGACCGCGGACTATCTCGACGACGTTGCCGCGGGCAACAGGTTCGACGATCTCGACTGGTCTGTGGACGTAGAGGGGACGACGGTGACGGTCCGGCTCACCTCCACCGCCGACCTCCCCTTCCAGCCGCCCGGCTTCCCGGGCACGGCCGACGTCGCCTCCGAGGCCGCCGCCATCGTCCCGATCCGCTGAACGTCAGTTGAAGAGACCAGGGTTGTCGGTGAGCCAGGTGGCAAAGGTTCGGCCGGTGCGGCCGGTCAGGAGTTCCACGCCGGGCTCGATGGTGGCCGGTGTGCCGACGCGGGACGCCCAGTAGGCCAGCAGGGTCTCGCGCTGCCCTTCGTCGCGCATCTGCAGCTCGGCGCGAGCCTGCTCGGGGGTGAGGTCGACGGCCTCGATCGGTACGCCGGTGACCTCGGTGACGAGCCCGATCTGGTGCCGGCGTGTCATCGACTCCGGTCCGGTCATCGGGTACCCGCGACCGTCGTGCCCGTTGCCCGGCCCGTCGAGCAGCACACGCACCGCCGCGTCGGCGATGTCCTCCTCGTGGATCGGCGCTTCCTCGGCCTCCAGGTAGGGCAGCCGGATCTGACCGGTCGCGCGGACCTGGTGCGCCCAGTACTTCGCGTTGCTCATGAACGCGCCGGGCTGCAGCCGGGTGGTCGCGTACGACGCGTCGGTGATGACCTGCTCGGTCTTCGCATGTGGGTCCTCGGGACCGCCCAGCGACGACAGCGACGACAGCAGGACGACCTGCTTCACGCCGGCCGCTTCGGCTGCGGCCACGAAAGCGGGCGCTGCCGACGGGGAGGAGTACAGGAAGACCTGGCTGATGTCGCGGAGTGCGGGAGACGGGTCGGCCGGGTCGTAGGCGACGGCCGACGGGAGAGCGGAGGGCTCGCGGCTGGCGACGCGGACGTCCTGTCCGGCCGCGATCAGGCCGGCGGTGACGGCGCGGGCGATTGCGCCGCGGCCTCCGGTGACGAGAACAGTCATTGGTGGTGCTCCAAAATTAGAGTGACTACAACAATGGAATCAGTAAAGCAGATCCGCTAGGGTCGGTGCAATGGAGCTCGGGCGGCGGGAACGCAAGAAGCAGCAGACGCGGCAGGCCATCTCGGACGTGGCCACCACGCTGTTCCTCGAGCGCGGCTTCGACGCGGTCACCGTGGCCGAGGTGGCGCGGGCCGCGGATGTCGCCGTACAGACGGTGTTCAACCACTTCCCGGCGAAGGAGGACCTGTTCTTCGACGAGCCGGGGTGGTGGACGGGCCCGGCGCGGGCGATCCGCGAGGCGCCGCCGGAGGCGGATCCGGTGGACGTGCTGGAGGCGCAGTACCTGGCGGAGACGCGGGAGCGGCTCGAGGTCGGTCATCTGGCCACCTGGAAGCTGTTCGTGCGCACGATCGAGAGCAGCCCCGCACTGCTTGCGCGGCGCCGGCTGACGGCGGACGAACTGGAGACGTCGCTCACGCAGGCCCTCGACGAACGATCGCCGGACCACCTGCGCAACCGGCTGATCGCGGCCCTTTATGCCGCCGCACAGAAGGTCCTCGAGGAGCAGTTGATGCGGGCGCTGCCCGACGATCCGTCACCCGACGAGCTCGAGAAGGCGCAAACGGCGCTTGAGGCCGCGATCGCCCAGGTCTTCGCCGTTCTTCGTCGCGGTCTTGCCTGAGCTAAGCTGCTGAGTTGTGGCTGGACTGGATTTTGACGCGGAGCTGAAACAGCTCGACGCGACGATGACCTCGATCGAGAAAGTGCTCGATCTTCCTGCGTTGCGCAAGGAGATCGACGAGCTCGGCGAGCAGGTCGCTGCGCCCGATCTCTGGGACGACCAGGCCAACGCGCAGAAGGTGACGTCACGGCTGTCCAGCCTGCAGTCCGATGTCGAGCGGGTGACCAACCTGCGCGGCCGGCTCGACGATGTCGGCGCGCTGGTCGAGCTGGGCCGCGAGGAGAACGACGCGGACAGCCTGGCCGAGGCCGAGAAGGACCTGGGCTCGGTCGCCAAGGCGATCCAGTCCCTCGAGGTCCGCACGCTGCTGTCCGGTGAGTACGACGAGCGCGAGGCGCTGGTGACGATCCGCTCCGGCGCGGGCGGTGTGGACGCGGCGGACTTCGCCGAGATGCTGCAGCGGATGTATCTGCGGTACGCCGAGCGGCACGGGTACCCAACCGAGGTCTACGACACGTCGTACGCCGAAGAGGCCGGGCTCAAGTCGACCACGTTCGGGGTCAAGGCGCCGTACGCGTACGGCACGCTGAGTGTCGAGACCGGGACGCACCGGCTGGTGCGGATCTCGCCGTTCGACAACCAGGGTCGCCGCCAGACCTCGTTCGCCGCGGTCGAGGTGGTCCCGGTGCTCGAGCAGACCGACGAGATCGACGTACCGGAAGAAGAGCTGCGGATCGACGTGTACCGCTCGTCCGGTCCGGGTGGTCAGAGCGTCAACACGACCGACTCCGCGGTCCGGATCACGCACATCCCGACCGGCACCGTGGTCTCCTGCCAGAACGAGAAGTCGCAGCTGCAGAACAAGGCCAGCGCGATGGTCATCCTGAAGGCCAAGCTGCTCGCGCTGAAGAAGGCCGAGGAGCGGGCCGAGATCGACGCGCTGCGCGGGGACGTGCAGGGTTCGTGGGGCGACCAGATGCGCTCGTACGTCCTGCACCCGTACCAGATGGTGAAGGACCTGCGGACGCAGTTCGAGTCGGGTAACACCTCCGGTGTGTTCGACGGCGAGATCGACGAGTTCATCGAGGCCGGCATCCGCTGGCGCCGCACCGGCCAGACGGTTGCCGAGCAGAACTGATCTGCGGGCCGACTGCAGCAGCTGCTTCGGCCTCTGCTGCATCGCGCTGACGTTCAGCAGGTCGGCGGACTTCGCCATCGACAAGTCCGCCGGTGAGGCCTGCCCGAACCTGAGCGACGACTTCCGCTGCACGATCCACAGCACCTTGCGGGCCAAGGGTTTCCCGGGCTGCACGGTCTACGACTGCTTCGGCGCCGGCCAGGCGATCTCGCAGCGGATGGGGAAGCCCGGACCGGAGATGTTCGCCGCGCTCCCGATCCTCCGCCAGTTGCATGAGCTGCTCTGGTATCTCACCGAAGCCCTGGAATACAACAAGAATCTCCAGCCGGCGATCGACCGCGTGGAGGCAGTGAGCCATACGGCGGACCTCACGACCGTCGACGTGGCGGCTGAGCGGGCCGTCGTCAACGAGGTGCTGCTCGAGACCAGCCGGATCGTCCGCGGCAAGCAGAGCAAGAAGAAGGAGCGCCGCGGCGCGGACCTCATCGGAGCCCGCCTCCGCGGCGCCGACCTCGCGAAAGCCAACCTCCGCGGCGCCTACCTGATCGGCGCCGACCTACGCGCCGCCGATCTCCGCCAAGCCGACCTGATCGGCGCCGACCTCCGCGACGCCGACCTGAGCGGCGCTGACCTGACGGGCGCCCTGTTCCTCACCCAGTCTCAGATCAACGCCGCCCGAGGCGACCAGGCCACGAGACTTCCGAAGGCAGTTACGCGCCCTTCCCACTGGTCCGCAGCTGGTGCGTGACCGGCGTCATCAGCAGCGAGATCGCGGTGATTGCCAGGGCTACTGCGGCTAGTGCGCCGCCCTGGTCCCAGGAGGTGCCGGCCAGGGACAGGTAGGCCGTGCCGACTGTTGCGGCCCCTAGTGCCAGGCAGGTCTGCTGGCTGGTGAGGAGGATGCCGCTGCCGAGGCCTGCTTGGGCCGGCGGGACCTGACTGAGGACTACGCCCATCAGCGGGACCATGACCAGGCCGGATCCGAAGCCGGCGACCAGCATGGGTACGGCGAGCTTCAACGGGCTGACGTGCGGCCACAGGGTGAGGGCGACGACCGCGA
This Kribbella sp. NBC_00482 DNA region includes the following protein-coding sequences:
- a CDS encoding SigE family RNA polymerase sigma factor, which gives rise to MALTRSTQDFEEFAKARTPQLYRSAWLLAGEHHLAEDLVQETLAKLYRAWRRVEQTDNPAAYAQTVLARTYISQQRRRSSTERPVERTPDRADQTGDHELRLSLLQAMAELSPLDRAVLVLRYFEDRSAEQVAYDLGKNTGAIRTRTSRALSRLRAVLGDEAVHLAAL
- a CDS encoding CpaF family protein codes for the protein MTADRLDAHRASWNGAIELIDAQVRDVVRREGIDPLRDPGAVNSIVATVVREYDERSLSGVVPPIGDLEAVSREVHDRVAGFGPLQRYLDDPSVEEIWINEPSRVFIAREGRHELTTTVLTEEEVSDLVERMLKTTGRRIDVSQPFTDARLPDGSRVHIVLGGITQRYAAINIRKFTVRATRLTDLVQLGSLTPHAAAVLEASVAVGLNVLVSGGTQAGKTTMLNALAGSIPGSERVISCEEVFEIKLPIPDWVSMQTRQAGLEGTGEVRLRDLVKESLRMRPSRVIVGEVRGEECLDLLLALNSGLPGMCTIHANSAREALTKMCTLPLLAGENIGSRFVLPTVAGCVDIVIHLGIAADGRRRVREIVAVTGRLEEQAIETETLFSTRDGYLRRAEGQLPHAERFQQAGYNVAGLLTELPRGQAS
- a CDS encoding type II secretion system F family protein yields the protein MGLLIGLFFGVGLLLIIAAFVAPLETVPGSDGRLRGKSRDLLASAGIEGLTPGAFIGACVIMALVAFLLMFAVSKTLPVGVVFGLMAGYLPIALVRSRGRKRLAEFRELWPDVVDNVASAVRAGLSLSEALAQVGERGPLPLREPFRRFVRTTPRPAGSPNRWTA
- a CDS encoding type II secretion system F family protein, whose protein sequence is MIEALRIAREVGGGDLGRLLRSLSSFLRDDARTRSELESRQSWSVNGARVAVAAPWLVLLLLSFQGDVIQRYNSPVGAVIIAAGALICVIAYRVMLRIGRLPEPERVLR
- a CDS encoding type II secretion system F family protein → MSPMLLGGFLGAVFGAGLLIVVLRLPFLRKPTVDERISPYLRDLGAPDVFVGVIDSRSPFYAILRLFGPSLRSAAKRLERILGGANTIRRRLQRAGLDRTVEEFRIEQLLWGAIAFGAGLVISVVAVAVGLGDPVALLVFCLVLGITALLGRDTYLTAQVRRRERRLLAELPTVAELLALSVAAGEGPAAALDRVARSSRGELANELKRVLAETRAGETLVRALDALADRTGLLALSRFADGLAVALERGTPLADVLRAQAGDIREAGRRELIESGARREVAMMVPVIFLVLPVTIAFAFYPGAVGIRLIAG
- a CDS encoding TadE/TadG family type IV pilus assembly protein encodes the protein MRRQRGERGSAVVDFVLVSTILVPLFLGILQVGLFLYVRNTVTAAASEGAHYAAVLNRAPADGAARTRELVSGVVTDGLIDSVSAEETDIDGQPGVEVSVHAHMPPLGLWGPGISFTVEGHAVKETGE
- a CDS encoding TadE/TadG family type IV pilus assembly protein, with translation MRRRRDERGSAVVEFSWLAILLMVPLVYMMLGVFDVQRASYGATAATRAAGRAFVIVPDGVSEDEARARAFDAAELAMKDQGMELSSDELTISCSPACLQPGSTVTVTLETKVRLPLIPDALGGEPPAIRISSSHTEAFGDYRQAKGTG
- a CDS encoding pilus assembly protein TadG-related protein, giving the protein MTVLIVGFTVVILLMVVVVTDISKAFLVRRDLDATADGAVLAAANGLAAVYAQPGAGGNAAIDPDQARRLTADYLDDVAAGNRFDDLDWSVDVEGTTVTVRLTSTADLPFQPPGFPGTADVASEAAAIVPIR
- a CDS encoding TetR/AcrR family transcriptional regulator, whose protein sequence is MELGRRERKKQQTRQAISDVATTLFLERGFDAVTVAEVARAADVAVQTVFNHFPAKEDLFFDEPGWWTGPARAIREAPPEADPVDVLEAQYLAETRERLEVGHLATWKLFVRTIESSPALLARRRLTADELETSLTQALDERSPDHLRNRLIAALYAAAQKVLEEQLMRALPDDPSPDELEKAQTALEAAIAQVFAVLRRGLA
- the prfB gene encoding peptide chain release factor 2, translated to MAGLDFDAELKQLDATMTSIEKVLDLPALRKEIDELGEQVAAPDLWDDQANAQKVTSRLSSLQSDVERVTNLRGRLDDVGALVELGREENDADSLAEAEKDLGSVAKAIQSLEVRTLLSGEYDEREALVTIRSGAGGVDAADFAEMLQRMYLRYAERHGYPTEVYDTSYAEEAGLKSTTFGVKAPYAYGTLSVETGTHRLVRISPFDNQGRRQTSFAAVEVVPVLEQTDEIDVPEEELRIDVYRSSGPGGQSVNTTDSAVRITHIPTGTVVSCQNEKSQLQNKASAMVILKAKLLALKKAEERAEIDALRGDVQGSWGDQMRSYVLHPYQMVKDLRTQFESGNTSGVFDGEIDEFIEAGIRWRRTGQTVAEQN
- a CDS encoding pentapeptide repeat-containing protein; translation: MPSRTDLRADCSSCFGLCCIALTFSRSADFAIDKSAGEACPNLSDDFRCTIHSTLRAKGFPGCTVYDCFGAGQAISQRMGKPGPEMFAALPILRQLHELLWYLTEALEYNKNLQPAIDRVEAVSHTADLTTVDVAAERAVVNEVLLETSRIVRGKQSKKKERRGADLIGARLRGADLAKANLRGAYLIGADLRAADLRQADLIGADLRDADLSGADLTGALFLTQSQINAARGDQATRLPKAVTRPSHWSAAGA